The sequence TCTTAAAAAAGCTATTGCTAATAAGCGGATGAAGTTTAGAGATTTGAATATAATAACCTTGAGGAGGTTGTTATCCCTATGGGTAAACAAAAAAAAGATAAGCATACCAATATACCCAAAGCCATTGAAAAACACGAGACGGCGGCATGGGCCGATATACAAAAGGTAAAACCTGTATCAAATGTTGCTATACCTTCAGAGACCGCTGTAAGAGACGCCAAGGATTGGGTAGATGCCAATCAAAAATAATTGATACTTTTTACAAATCCCCTTTTAAGAGGGGATTTGCTTATAAATTGATAGTAGGATATCTCCCTTTTATTTTTATAATAAATATAATCGTTTGTTGTGATATAATGACATCAA comes from Caldanaerobius fijiensis DSM 17918 and encodes:
- a CDS encoding CDIF630_02480 family spore surface protein, which codes for MGKQKKDKHTNIPKAIEKHETAAWADIQKVKPVSNVAIPSETAVRDAKDWVDANQK